A genomic segment from Orientia tsutsugamushi str. Boryong encodes:
- a CDS encoding MlaE family ABC transporter permease, whose translation MNIILALKVIGQRTIKIFYNIILFQNFLFASIKGIFTLPYYFNITIQAIINIGFYSLPIVAATSLCSGAVLALQTYEGVVRSSAIHAIPMIIVTSITRELGPVIVGLIVAGRIGASIVAEIGTMRVTEQIDALFTLATDPIKYLVTPRLVATTLSLPFLVLTSDVIGVFGGYLVSVYRLNFNSYEYIQSTIHHLTSTDVISGLIKAIVFGMIIGITSCFHGYYSDKGAKGVGIATTYGVVHSSILILLSNYIMTELLLSQYI comes from the coding sequence ATGAATATAATTTTAGCTTTAAAGGTAATTGGGCAAAGAACTATTAAAATATTTTATAATATAATTCTATTTCAAAATTTTCTCTTTGCATCAATAAAAGGAATTTTTACTCTTCCTTATTATTTCAATATTACAATACAAGCAATAATTAACATTGGCTTCTATTCTCTGCCAATAGTCGCAGCAACATCACTCTGTTCTGGAGCGGTATTAGCACTACAAACATATGAAGGAGTAGTGCGTTCGTCAGCTATACATGCCATCCCCATGATAATAGTAACATCAATTACCAGAGAATTAGGGCCTGTAATAGTAGGACTTATTGTAGCAGGAAGAATTGGTGCTTCTATAGTAGCAGAAATAGGCACTATGAGAGTAACGGAACAAATAGATGCATTATTTACACTAGCTACTGATCCAATAAAATATCTAGTTACTCCTAGATTAGTAGCGACAACATTGTCTTTACCATTTCTTGTGCTTACTAGTGATGTTATTGGAGTATTTGGTGGATATCTAGTTTCAGTATATAGACTTAACTTCAATAGCTACGAGTATATTCAAAGCACAATTCATCACTTAACATCAACCGATGTAATTTCTGGATTAATTAAAGCAATTGTATTTGGTATGATTATTGGAATAACAAGCTGCTTTCATGGCTACTATTCTGACAAAGGAGCAAAAGGAGTAGGAATTGCTACAACTTATGGAGTAGTTCATTCATCTATATTAATACTATTAAGTAACTATATAATGACAGAATTATTACTTTCTCAATATATATAA
- a CDS encoding ABC transporter ATP-binding protein: protein MSIIIKNLCKAFKSKIVLNKINLELKSKQSIAILGRSGSGKSILIKTIIGLIKPDAGEIIIDGQDITKLSLSEKFKLMPSCGFLFQGSALFDSLSVEDNITFYAQRLYKLSKSEKRQLAIEKLKLVELSEDIINLYPFQLSGGMQKRVSFARTICTNPKIIFLDEPTTGLDPIMVNIINNLIIKIQQTLESTTIIITHDINSAYKIANNAAMLYQGQIIWHGETQDLKNCNNEFVQQFIYGSTTGPIKYDS, encoded by the coding sequence ATGAGTATAATAATTAAAAACCTTTGCAAGGCGTTCAAATCGAAAATAGTACTAAATAAAATAAATCTTGAACTTAAATCCAAGCAATCTATAGCTATTTTAGGAAGATCTGGCTCAGGAAAATCTATATTAATAAAAACAATAATTGGCTTAATTAAGCCAGATGCTGGAGAAATTATTATTGATGGTCAAGATATAACTAAATTATCCTTGAGTGAGAAATTCAAGTTAATGCCAAGTTGTGGGTTTTTATTTCAAGGTAGCGCATTATTTGATTCATTATCAGTAGAAGATAATATTACATTTTATGCTCAAAGATTGTATAAATTGTCTAAATCAGAAAAAAGGCAACTAGCAATAGAAAAATTAAAATTAGTTGAGCTATCAGAAGATATAATAAATCTATATCCTTTTCAACTGTCAGGAGGTATGCAAAAACGCGTTTCTTTTGCAAGAACAATTTGCACTAACCCTAAAATAATTTTTTTAGATGAGCCTACTACAGGGCTAGATCCAATTATGGTTAATATAATTAATAATCTAATTATTAAAATACAACAAACTCTAGAATCAACTACTATTATTATTACTCATGACATAAATAGCGCTTATAAGATTGCCAACAATGCCGCAATGCTTTATCAAGGGCAAATAATTTGGCATGGGGAAACACAAGATCTTAAAAATTGCAATAATGAATTCGTACAACAATTTATTTATGGTAGTACCACAGGCCCCATCAAATACGATAGCTAA
- the recJ gene encoding single-stranded-DNA-specific exonuclease RecJ, with protein MNTINEKSVLGNYWNKTEFDEYIIETIRQKHGVSDFLAKLLYAQNIDLEQISYFLTPTIKDALPDPFHLLDMDKAVNRVIHAINQQEHICIFGDYDVDGATSSALLKNYFCELGIEPIIYIPERLTEGYGPSVSAIKKLKSAGISLIITVDCGTSAYEALAEAKAQHIDVIVIDHHLSVEQLPDAVAIINPNRLDETSKYNYLAAVGVSFLFLVALRSALRKLHYFTDKSEPSLVKYLDLVALGTVCDVMALIGLNRAFVAKGLEIMAQHQNVGIKALGYMSEAEFSSDCYYLGFVLGPRINAGGRIGKSDLGSKLLSTKCQIEAYNIASELENYNSERKLIEKVMLEEAVTIAREQADNNVIVVANHKWHPGVIGIIASRLKDLFHKPIVVISLDDTLGRASCRSIKGIDIGSKIAEAKLKGLLITGGGHAMAAGFTIKRDLIGDLKNFLNQELALDIKNLTGHNIRNYAIDLSIASLNINTVHEIQKLAPFGNGNPEPIFKLTNIKLKYASQLSNKHVHCVLSEWGNINAVKTTKAIAFNPRTQLFDALLSTYTKPIDIIGNIKVNRWRGREEIQFAIMDLLIS; from the coding sequence ATGAATACCATAAATGAAAAATCTGTACTTGGTAATTATTGGAATAAAACTGAGTTTGATGAGTATATCATAGAAACTATTAGGCAAAAACATGGAGTAAGTGATTTTTTAGCAAAATTATTATATGCCCAAAATATTGATTTAGAGCAAATATCATACTTTTTAACTCCAACTATTAAGGATGCTTTACCTGATCCTTTTCATTTACTTGATATGGATAAGGCAGTTAATAGAGTTATTCACGCAATTAACCAGCAGGAGCATATATGCATCTTTGGAGATTATGATGTTGATGGGGCTACTTCTTCAGCTTTATTGAAAAACTATTTTTGCGAATTAGGTATAGAACCAATTATATATATACCTGAAAGGCTTACTGAAGGTTATGGACCATCAGTATCAGCTATTAAAAAGCTTAAGTCTGCTGGTATTAGTTTAATTATTACAGTAGATTGTGGTACTAGTGCGTATGAAGCTTTAGCTGAAGCTAAAGCACAGCATATAGATGTTATCGTTATTGATCATCATTTAAGTGTTGAGCAGTTACCTGATGCTGTTGCAATAATAAATCCTAATCGGTTAGATGAAACAAGCAAATATAACTATCTTGCAGCAGTTGGAGTATCATTTCTGTTTTTAGTCGCTCTTAGATCTGCATTGCGTAAACTACATTATTTTACTGATAAGTCTGAGCCAAGTTTAGTTAAATATTTAGACTTAGTAGCACTTGGTACAGTTTGTGACGTTATGGCATTAATTGGTTTAAATAGAGCGTTCGTAGCTAAAGGACTTGAGATAATGGCTCAACATCAAAATGTTGGCATAAAAGCATTAGGTTATATGAGTGAAGCAGAATTTTCTTCTGACTGTTACTATTTAGGCTTTGTTTTAGGACCTAGAATAAATGCAGGTGGACGTATTGGAAAATCAGATCTAGGTAGTAAATTATTATCTACAAAATGTCAGATAGAGGCATACAATATTGCCTCTGAATTAGAAAATTATAATTCTGAACGAAAATTAATAGAAAAAGTTATGCTTGAAGAAGCAGTAACTATAGCTCGTGAACAAGCAGATAATAATGTAATTGTTGTTGCTAATCATAAATGGCATCCTGGAGTTATTGGTATTATTGCTAGCAGATTAAAAGATTTATTCCATAAACCAATAGTTGTTATAAGTTTAGACGATACTTTAGGACGTGCATCATGCAGATCGATTAAGGGAATAGATATTGGCAGCAAAATTGCTGAAGCAAAGCTGAAAGGATTATTAATTACTGGCGGCGGACATGCTATGGCTGCTGGATTTACTATTAAACGCGATCTTATTGGTGATTTAAAAAATTTTTTAAATCAAGAATTAGCACTTGATATAAAAAATTTAACTGGTCATAACATTAGAAATTATGCTATAGATCTTTCAATTGCAAGTTTGAACATTAACACTGTTCATGAAATTCAAAAACTTGCTCCATTTGGTAATGGCAATCCAGAGCCAATATTTAAGCTAACTAATATTAAATTAAAATATGCAAGCCAATTGTCTAACAAACATGTTCACTGTGTTTTATCTGAGTGGGGAAATATTAATGCAGTTAAAACAACTAAAGCAATTGCTTTTAACCCTAGAACTCAGCTATTTGATGCTTTGTTAAGCACTTACACTAAACCAATTGATATAATAGGTAATATCAAGGTTAATCGTTGGCGTGGTAGAGAAGAAATACAATTTGCAATAATGGACTTGCTTATCAGTTGA
- the ruvX gene encoding Holliday junction resolvase RuvX, with protein sequence MIINSISEFLQAADIKKQILGIDFGEKKVGVAISNIEHTVAMPLQTILATNQDRVNKIQEIAVAYNIGAIVIGLPFKLDGTETSQTHRVKDFANKLANKLLLPIFLCDERLTSKAANNLLKIGNIKRKVRNAIDDRVAASIILEGALKRMQNSKSYF encoded by the coding sequence ATGATTATTAATAGCATAAGTGAGTTTCTTCAAGCTGCTGATATCAAAAAGCAAATTTTAGGTATAGATTTTGGTGAAAAAAAAGTTGGAGTTGCTATTTCTAATATTGAGCATACTGTTGCAATGCCATTACAAACTATACTTGCTACTAACCAGGATCGTGTTAATAAAATACAAGAAATTGCTGTAGCTTATAACATTGGAGCTATAGTGATTGGTCTGCCATTTAAGCTTGATGGTACTGAAACTAGTCAAACTCACAGAGTGAAGGACTTTGCTAATAAGTTAGCTAATAAATTATTACTACCAATATTTTTATGTGATGAAAGGTTAACATCGAAGGCTGCAAATAATTTGCTTAAAATAGGGAATATCAAGAGAAAAGTCCGTAATGCTATAGATGATAGAGTTGCTGCAAGTATTATACTTGAAGGCGCATTAAAACGAATGCAGAATTCTAAAAGTTATTTTTAA
- a CDS encoding DUF1189 family protein has translation MAVWNLHFYNDIRKRYIGYGFRYITAIVCLGAIAWLFVKLSMFKDVNDYLTKNKLDSQTGLIIANILSKWPEIYYDNQQISLLEPTPYLIEDDNRTILIAIDPESKMKGAEISNILIVMAKDNIQIVDHSTGRTTKIFYNSILGNRKLLIDSSYVKNLLTEALQKKYNIILLCILMLYPLVVLGFLIFIAFKKIIIIVTIGTLINFFIQCCSFKDICRLGAFSSAPAILIAIMIIAFNPKYLWISDYVQIWCNFIAISSLVKSEKTTV, from the coding sequence ATGGCAGTTTGGAATCTGCATTTCTATAATGATATTAGGAAAAGATATATTGGTTATGGATTTCGTTATATTACAGCAATAGTATGTTTAGGAGCAATAGCTTGGTTATTTGTTAAATTAAGCATGTTTAAGGATGTTAATGATTATTTAACCAAAAATAAATTAGATTCACAAACAGGGTTAATAATTGCTAATATACTTAGCAAGTGGCCAGAAATATACTATGATAATCAACAAATTTCATTACTTGAACCTACGCCATATTTGATTGAAGACGACAATCGTACAATATTGATTGCTATTGATCCTGAGTCGAAGATGAAAGGAGCTGAAATATCTAATATCTTGATTGTTATGGCTAAAGATAATATTCAAATAGTAGATCATTCAACTGGCCGTACTACTAAGATTTTTTATAATTCAATCTTAGGCAATAGAAAATTGCTAATAGATAGCTCATATGTTAAAAACTTATTAACTGAAGCTTTACAAAAAAAATATAATATAATCTTATTATGTATTCTAATGCTATACCCATTAGTTGTGCTAGGTTTTTTAATATTTATAGCATTTAAAAAAATTATAATCATAGTAACTATTGGCACTTTAATTAATTTTTTTATACAATGTTGTTCATTTAAAGATATCTGTAGGCTTGGAGCCTTTTCTTCAGCTCCAGCAATATTAATTGCTATTATGATAATTGCTTTTAATCCAAAATATTTATGGATTAGTGATTATGTACAAATTTGGTGTAATTTTATTGCAATCTCAAGTCTAGTAAAATCAGAAAAAACAACTGTATGA
- the ccmE gene encoding cytochrome c maturation protein CcmE, protein MYFKINSRFRIVFLLILSISCGVFLILRAFSQNIIFFYTPTVILSQSKEGVVIRVGGKVKHGSVNKISPNENKFIITDNTSELQVYFKGILPPLFKEGQEVVAKGYMNQKLFIADDLLAKHDERYRPPESE, encoded by the coding sequence TTGTTTTTTTGCTTATTTTAAGTATTAGTTGTGGTGTATTTTTAATTTTACGTGCATTTTCTCAGAACATAATTTTTTTCTATACTCCTACAGTAATACTTTCGCAGAGCAAGGAAGGAGTAGTCATTCGAGTTGGTGGTAAGGTTAAACATGGATCAGTTAATAAAATTTCTCCTAATGAAAATAAATTTATAATCACAGATAACACAAGTGAGTTGCAAGTTTATTTTAAGGGAATATTACCTCCTTTATTTAAAGAAGGGCAAGAAGTAGTTGCTAAAGGATATATGAATCAAAAACTATTTATAGCTGATGATTTGTTAGCAAAACATGATGAGAGATATAGGCCTCCTGAAAGTGAGTAA